Within the Telopea speciosissima isolate NSW1024214 ecotype Mountain lineage chromosome 4, Tspe_v1, whole genome shotgun sequence genome, the region ATCTTACAGTGTACCAAGAGTGTCAGTAAACTAACTAGTCAAAATATAATAAAccaattaaaaatcaataaataaaaatacctGTAAGCAATTTGGACTCTTCTTCGTTCAACACTTCACCAGTTGAATGTGCACCAAATCTAGCTCTTGTATAACCGCTGACCACCTTTGGACCCCAAGGGCCTAAACCTCTGCAAATAGAGTACCAAATATCATATGTGATATGTGAAAAACAGTGGAAACTATTGGACTTTCCTTTCTAAAATATAGATTAAAATACACATTACCATAAGTACTAAAATACTTGGAAAGAATGATGGACAGCATTTAATATCCAGGAAGGGAactttggggggtgggggagaagaTCAACATGCAGAAATGTAGATAAACAATGGATAAACCTGCATGTTCATGCTACATAATTACTCATATTGATGGATATCTGACAGGAAAATTGCAAGAAACTTCTAATAGTAATAGTAGACTTTGTTCATAGAAATAATTATTAATGCATCCAGTGTTTAGTTTTCACCATGTCTGTCCAAAAGATGCTCATGCCCTAGTCACCTCTCAGCCCCTCCTTTTGAAGTTTAAGGCATACTCTCTGAAAGCATACTTCCTTTTGCTGTACTCTTAGGTTTGTGGAACAACAGAAACAGACACATTTTTTTTAAGATGAGGTTAGACATAGTTTGAGACAATTTGCCACATCAGTAACAACTTAATCTACCAGGCTTGTGCTACTGTAGTATGTGAGATGTTATGCCCTCTTTGTGGTCTGCCGGGAGTCAACGCTAGGATATTCACATACAATATGCTGAACTTTTTTATTAGCATAAGTTTTTGTTTAGTATTTGACACTCAAGTATATACCTTGTCCATAAACTCACAGCACTGTCTTCACAAAATATGCCGTTACCCTAAAGAAAAAGTTATAGGCGTACACTTTTTCCATTATAATAGATGTACTCTCTATGTCCCATAataaacagttttttttttttaaatcccaaATTTTAATATGCTTAAAGCATTAGTGCTTTTTCCTTCCTACATATTTCCCATACAAAGATTCCTCTCACTTATTCTTCAGAATTTCAAAATGTggtaaaaaaaatgacaaggaGAAAATGATAAACTTAtcaaaaataagttttttttttttttaaattattgacTTATCAAAAATCATTACTTAGACCTGTAGAATGGACAAACAGTTTTGAGACAgataaaaatgggaaaaagccAACCATTGTCCGAAAGAGTAATAATTTTATGCTATTtatcaggagagagagagagacagagaatcCATTCCTAGAACGTAGTTTAGTCATGCAAATGCATTTTAGCGAAAAGGAATATgaccacacacacactcacaaaCTCAGCCACTTGCATTGATAAACTAAGAATCAAGAAATACAAAAgctaaaaagggaaaaagtgaATTACCGGACAACCTTCTGAGGAGTAAAGTTAGACTCCCAAAGATGGTTTAGAACAGCTCCTTTCCAAGTGGCTCGGAATTTAATCAGCCTCTCAGATTTAACATCTGACTCAGATGAAAATCCAGCAGGTCCCACCAAAATCAGGTGTTGGATGTGTTCAGGATGCTATAACAAAATAAGATTACCACAACATAAGATTAAAGACGtgatttctttttcccttctgtCTGAACTATGGAAAATGTAGATTGAAAATTAATATATTCACCTTAAGGGCATACTTTGCTGCGACATATCCACCGAAAGAATGTCCAAGTAAAACAAAATTGCTGAGGTTTTTGGCTTTACGCCATTCCTCAAAGGAATCAATGAACCAGTCCTCTGTTTCTGATTACAAAATGAAAACATGATTGAGGGAAAAAAGATATCATGGAAGAACTAATCCATGTCAAAACACCAATAAATCttaatttcccaaaaaatatgtAAAGTAGATGCCAGTGCAAATACACTCCCTCCATCCCACAAAAACTGTCAAATTTGATCAATTGCACATTTTAAGGAGGGTTTATTATTACATTAAACCAATAAATCTTTCAGATTATCCCTCCATTATTCTCCTTTTTTAATGTATTCCATGTCAAGGGAACGAGTAAATAAGAAAATTTAAGCATTTAATACTGTCATGGTCAAAGTACATgagaaactccaaaaaaaaaaaaaaaaagagagtcttTGCGGAATGAATGAATAATATCATACATGATTGGTTGATCAATTGATCTCtttgttagagttattagaagctgtctaataagggtagtttgggaactagactAATGCCTAGTTTCCTAGTTATGtatcttctgtttttttcccttttacctccctagggagttgATTGTAATTTCCTCATAATTAGTAATGGAATAAAATAGGTGTGTTGAGATGTCTCTCAAGACACAACACATTCAACTGAAAAtactcttccctcttctctcttgtctcattctttctcctttctcttcttcttcctcctctcttacTTGCTttcttaacctaaaatctaactctCTTCTTATTGTTGATTCAGATGAGAAGCATTTTAAGTTGCTCTCCAAACCCAGAAATCAGCAACAACAATGAACGAAAACGAAAACGGTGTTTCAGACTTCCAAAATTTATTATATTAGGATATGCTTCAGGAGGCATATGACCAAATCTTTTACTGATtagaaagaagggggaaaaaaagaatttaaagaAAAGACTCAGCATGCTAGTCCTAACTTAAGTTCATGATAGCTAACCTTCAGTGCTTTTGCATGTAAAGTCAGGCCTGCTTGACCCACCCCAACTGCaatgaaaaatataataagaaaaaagaataattgTAATAAGTGTTTCAACAAAAGTAAGAGTACAAAAGAGCAGGTCCACGCaacaagaaatacttcagaatCAGTTAAAAATAAGGGCATGCTATAAACAATAAAGCATTCAAACAAGACAAAAatactaatttttttaatacagtTAAAAGTACCATGGAACACTACGTAAGGACGTAGGAGTCCCAGAGGGGGCAACTGATGCCTTGAGAagcactttttttttaaagttcatAACACTTATAGCTATCGAATATTAAGGCAAACTATGGTtgcaaaatttaaataaaaatataattagcTAAAAAGGTCACTTCCAAAATGTTTTTTCATAGGACATCATGCAATTGGAACCATATTACTCTTATCTCAGGGAGGTGCTGGGGTTGTAGAAGATAGAAAACCATTACACTATCTGATGTCATCCTAAAGGTATCCAGCACTGCCCCAACACATTTCCTGACTTTGAGAAACCTAGCAATCCTTCTGACTAGGAATTACAAACGGGCTTTCTTTAATCAGGAAGTCAATATGGATGCATTGGGCTTCCCTCAGCTACACTTTAACGATGCTGTATAAGTCATATTGTACTTACCCTGGTAACGATTTTCAGAAACCTCACGCCTAACCCAGACCCTAGTTTTTGCATTGGCAAACTTGAGAGGTATGAGCATGTAGTACAAGGGTGAGCTTTTCCATACCCAGTGAAAGTGATACTAGATCATGCTCAGCTTCCTTTTGGCAAAAGAAGAGCAAAGCAGCAAGCCCTTCAGTCTGTGGGTTCCACCTAGAGTCATACTGAGGCATCCCAGGTTCagctttttgttttattattattatcaattTTCTCATACCCTAGTGTTTCGTTTTGTTTAGTTATTggatttatttccttttatcaTCTCATCTGTGTGCATTTAGAGAGAGGGTGTTATGGAAGAGGTTGAAATGATTCAACGAATTGTGATACTTCTAGAACCATGAGATTATATAAGCAATTCAGCAAAGGAAGAAACAATAAACAGACCATATTGACATAAGAATTTCTATTTCCACAACCTAGGCAACAGTGGGGCATTGATTGCAAGCCAGACAGCAGAATGTATTACATTTTCAAAAACTTCAGAATAAGCATCAGAAAATTCATAAGGAAAATAAATGTTAGGAAGAAATCAACTCACCCAAGTTGGTCAATAGCAATGATCCTGAAACGACTAGCAAGAGCATCAAAGTTCCGGAAGAAGAACCCTTGAGAAGCAGCATAACCGTGCACCATAACAAGTGTAGGAGAATCATCCTTGCTGTCAAATGTAACTGTATTGATAAACCTAGACTCATCACTCGAAGAACGAAACCACCTGACCTTAGACCCCGGTGGCCCAGATCCTATGTTAACCTGTTCTTGAACATACGGAGTTCTGTGAAACCATTCAATTCAATGAATCAGCCAGAGAAAACTGAATGCATAGATAGGAAAGCAGGCACAAAAATTACAATAGTTTAACAAATAGCCATTTGATCACTTGCATTTCTAGAGAGATGTTAAGCCCCCAGTAGTTAAGGGCCTCACTTGCTATTATATCAGCCTTGAGATTTTTGGCATAACAATGAGGCCCTTAGGGCCTTACCAATTCGTATCAACATGAGTTCAAGTCAGAGTAGGACGGAACCATGGAGAGGGAAATCTTTACTAGAGTGATAGACCTCAGAATATGGAAAGGAGGTGCGTGGAGGAGAGGCCAGAGCCAGTAACAGAAAAATGTCGCTGGCAGTACACCTGCTGCGGAGAATGAGGGATTTGTAAGAACAGAAATGGTGTTGATGCATTTTCACTAGCTGCTGAGTCCTGTGGCTTTTAGGCGTAGTAGTAAGCTCATTAACGTCAGTATATTCACAAACACGGTTCCGACTTCCGAGAGAGTTTAATTACGATGAATAATATGTATTCGAATTCCCAACAGAAGAACTCGTGGGAAGCAGAGCCACGGAGATACTCTAATTTCTAGTTTATGGGAACCAAGTGGAAATAAGTTGAAGAACAAAAGCAACACGAAAACAGGGCTCGTATGCTCGAATCGAAAATTCCCGGGCGAAATACCTTTAGATGAGACAAAATTGATTTAAATCAAGAACGTCACGGAATTCAATCTGATCGAATCCCAACTATTCCTAAAACGTTGAAAAAAATCTGGCTACATGGAGAATTTCAAATAAACGACAGAATCGGAGGAAACTTAAAAGCTAGGGTTTTAAGGTATGCCATACTTGACTAACGAGAGGAGACGTTTCTCAGCAGCGATAATATGGTCTGTCGAGGTTGGGATCCAACGAAGAACAGAAGGCCAGGCCCAATTCCTCTTGGatttcgatgatgatgatgatgatacggTAGACTGCACGTCAGCCTTGCTGAACTCCTCCGCCATTCTCGCCACCGAGCTCGACCACCTCCGGCTCATTCCATTTAACACCGAAGATGGATTGGCacagaagagagagatttaCGTTGTTCTCTTACGTGCGCTGCAAGCTGCCAAGCTCGATGGGGTCAAACCAAATCTATAGAGAATTGAGAATTGAGTTCTTGCCTTTTGACTCTGGGGTTGCGAGGTTTCACCCTCTCTCAGGTTTTGCCCGCCATAGTCGAGAGTTCTCCGGCAttcaaacctttttttttgtttttctttttgatgacGTGACGGTGACGATGCAGTAATAATCTAGGCATCGTGTGATGTTGGTATTTTAATCCCTGCGGGCTTTGTGTCCCTTCGTTCACTCGGACTCGTGGCATATTAGTCCGTCAAAATGGGATACTACTCTGCAACCTACTATCTTACGTAACAACGGAGGTTGGGACCTGTGGCGGAGATGACCTAAACAGTTTAATACAGTGTCTCACGAGACAGCGAATAAGGAAATTAATGTGTTTGCTTACGTTTGCCATGACATGTCGAGAAACACGAGATTCTTCCAAGAGTAAAAGGACACGTTTGCATTAAATATTATCAAGTGATCTCAAACCGTGTCATACCTTCTTCCACTAACCACGAGATCGATCTGAAATTAAAAGAAGGGAATGTCATCATCACAAATTCACAATCTTGCACCCCAAGCATGGTcttaggtatcggtatcggtatcgtaatAATCTTGACACATTTTGATACCACTGCCTTCAATCGTTGGAATCAtagttttagtgcatggtataaTGGGTATCGATGACCCgcaaaaccaatatgatactGATACAGTATCAGCCTGAATTGGATAAAAATATCCCTGAATTCccttaaaaaataagttttttgatcattttttcccttgtctgtaccgtgctatcgatacgatat harbors:
- the LOC122657308 gene encoding 1-acylglycerol-3-phosphate O-acyltransferase-like isoform X3, whose amino-acid sequence is MSRRWSSSVARMAEEFSKADVQSTVSSSSSSKSKRNWAWPSVLRWIPTSTDHIIAAEKRLLSLVKTPYVQEQVNIGSGPPGSKVRWFRSSSDESRFINTVTFDSKDDSPTLVMVHGYAASQGFFFRNFDALASRFRIIAIDQLGWGGSSRPDFTCKSTEETEDWFIDSFEEWRKAKNLSNFVLLGHSFGGYVAAKYALKHPEHIQHLILVGPAGFSSESDVKSERLIKFRATWKGAVLNHLWESNFTPQKVVRGLGPWGPKVVSGYTRARFGAHSTGEVLNEEESKLLTDYVYHTLAAKASGELCLKYIFSFGAFARLPLLHSWWLRA
- the LOC122657308 gene encoding probable 1-acylglycerol-3-phosphate O-acyltransferase isoform X1, producing MSRRWSSSVARMAEEFSKADVQSTVSSSSSSKSKRNWAWPSVLRWIPTSTDHIIAAEKRLLSLVKTPYVQEQVNIGSGPPGSKVRWFRSSSDESRFINTVTFDSKDDSPTLVMVHGYAASQGFFFRNFDALASRFRIIAIDQLGWGGSSRPDFTCKSTEETEDWFIDSFEEWRKAKNLSNFVLLGHSFGGYVAAKYALKHPEHIQHLILVGPAGFSSESDVKSERLIKFRATWKGAVLNHLWESNFTPQKVVRGLGPWGPKVVSGYTRARFGAHSTGEVLNEEESKLLTDYVYHTLAAKASGELCLKYIFSFGAFARLPLLHSASEWKVPTTFIYGVQDWMNFEGAQQAREDMKVPCEIIRVPEGGHFAFIDNPASFHSAVFYACRKLLHSSSTEEDYQSLPEGLISA
- the LOC122657308 gene encoding 1-acylglycerol-3-phosphate O-acyltransferase-like isoform X2 — protein: MSRRWSSSVARMAEEFSKADVQSTVSSSSSSKSKRNWAWPSVLRWIPTSTDHIIAAEKRLLSLVKTPYVQEQVNIGSGPPGSKVRWFRSSSDESRFINTVTFDSKDDSPTLVMVHGYAASQGFFFRNFDALASRFRIIAIDQLGWGGSSRPDFTCKSTEETEDWFIDSFEEWRKAKNLSNFVLLGHSFGGYVAAKYALKHPEHIQHLILVGPAGFSSESDVKSERLIKFRATWKGAVLNHLWESNFTPQKVVRGLGPWGPKVVSGYTRARFGAHSTGEVLNEEESKLLTDYVYHTLAAKASGELCLKYIFSFGAFARLPLLHRWIGAD